The following are from one region of the Penaeus monodon isolate SGIC_2016 chromosome 19, NSTDA_Pmon_1, whole genome shotgun sequence genome:
- the LOC119585494 gene encoding uncharacterized protein LOC119585494, with protein MLGLLAVVLALASVSSPSLAQDAAPATVPAETAVTGPAAAEEEDSVPADSAAAESQPGTEVGETKDGIVLKDTDERLFFGRFSTTTYTGVAVSTSTVFFSCLLGTAPTVCAGRRRRAKKSVKFETSADSYVDTGLESSQTPADVGEKDASASEDQSKIFVNVWTTSRTSTTVTVLYTNTSTTLRISLFCIAGFVQVPQFNCVNP; from the exons ATGCTGGGGCTACTGGCGGTAGTGCTAGCGCTGGCGAGTGTCTCTTCGCCGTCCTTGGCACAGGACGCGGCTCCAGCCACGGTTCCAGCTGAGACCGCGGTGACAGGTCCTGccgcggcggaggaggaggactcGGTTCCGGCGGACTCGGCTGCGGCGGAGAGCCAGCCCGGGACCGAAGTGGGCGAGACGAAGGACGGAATCGTGCTCAAGGACACGGACGAGCGGCTCTTCTTCGGCCGCTTCTCGACCACCACGTACACCGGCGTGGCCGTGTCCACATCGACCGTGTTCTTCTCGTGCCTCCTGGGCACGGCGCCCACCGTGTGCGCGGGCCGGCGCCGCCGTGCCAAGAAGAGCGTCAAGTTTGAGACTTCCGCCGATTCTTATGTCGA CACGGGGCTCGAGAGCAGCCAAACCCCGGCGGACGTCGGCGAGAAGGACGCGAGCGCCAGCGAGGACCAGTCCAAAATATTCGTGAACGTGTGGACCACTTCGAGGACCTCCACCACCGTCACTGTCCTCTACACTAACACTTCCACCACGCTACGAATCTCGCTATTCTGCATAGCGGGTTTCGTGCAGGTTCCCCAGTTCAACTGTGTTAACCCGTAG